The following coding sequences lie in one Maribacter forsetii DSM 18668 genomic window:
- a CDS encoding DUF4249 domain-containing protein, which yields MKRYLICILIITIFASCEDVVDVELPDNVSRLIVNGVIRVNENEEYLPIEIVVSESSSFFEENTVATIKSAIIYYGTPREDAPEILEGGGVSNLAEVEPGSGKWVPDPSFDSDQRIRVGNINEGDVFQLMITTDTEQYLATTTYVKSVPIDSLEQGDETLFSGDETEVIVTFTDPGDSDDFYLLDLDFGEFLVTEDEFYQGQTFVFSYFYDNELQVNTSSVVDVSLIGVDEPFYNYMNQVIVQSGGDQGPFQTPAATVRGNIINITDIDNVDNTDNYALGYFAIVEEYKDSITITENETN from the coding sequence ATGAAACGCTATTTAATATGTATACTGATAATAACAATCTTTGCATCATGCGAAGATGTTGTTGATGTTGAGCTACCAGATAATGTTAGTAGACTCATTGTTAACGGGGTAATCAGAGTTAATGAAAATGAAGAATACCTACCAATTGAAATAGTGGTTTCAGAGAGTAGTTCTTTCTTTGAAGAAAATACAGTTGCAACCATTAAAAGCGCTATCATTTATTACGGCACTCCCAGAGAAGATGCTCCAGAAATTTTGGAAGGTGGCGGAGTATCTAATTTAGCGGAAGTTGAACCTGGAAGCGGAAAATGGGTTCCGGACCCATCATTTGATAGCGACCAAAGAATTAGGGTTGGTAATATCAATGAAGGTGATGTTTTTCAACTGATGATCACTACAGATACTGAGCAATACTTAGCTACTACCACTTATGTAAAATCGGTACCAATAGACTCTTTAGAGCAAGGTGATGAAACTCTTTTTTCAGGTGACGAAACAGAAGTTATCGTAACATTTACCGATCCCGGAGATAGTGACGATTTTTACCTATTAGATTTAGATTTTGGAGAATTTTTAGTGACGGAAGATGAATTTTACCAAGGGCAGACATTTGTATTCTCTTATTTCTATGACAATGAACTTCAAGTAAACACCAGCTCTGTAGTAGATGTTAGTCTTATTGGCGTAGACGAGCCTTTTTATAATTATATGAACCAAGTTATAGTACAGTCCGGGGGTGACCAAGGTCCTTTTCAAACGCCGGCAGCTACCGTTCGTGGTAATATTATAAATATTACCGATATTGATAATGTTGATAATACAGATAATTATGCATTAGGTTACTTTGCAATTGTAGAAGAATATAAAGACAGTATAACCATAACAGAAAATGAGACGAACTGA
- a CDS encoding DUF6095 family protein, which yields MRRTDKDLLVTGLKKLAITVVLMFTAPIVLWQAFKNQEHFLFWPVCIIGIILAFFAVRTGFKGIITIMDSMFGKKPKSS from the coding sequence ATGAGACGAACTGATAAAGATTTACTGGTTACAGGTTTAAAAAAATTGGCGATTACCGTAGTTCTAATGTTTACGGCGCCTATTGTATTATGGCAGGCATTTAAAAATCAAGAACACTTTTTATTTTGGCCCGTTTGTATAATTGGGATAATCCTAGCATTCTTTGCAGTTAGAACAGGTTTTAAAGGTATTATTACAATAATGGACTCAATGTTCGGAAAGAAACCAAAATCATCTTAA
- a CDS encoding DUF4294 domain-containing protein, with protein sequence MKYNFLLLFLLFSGIFICNAQVEEQELDSITEKMIIVAGDSLVQSSIALQEAYVFGKLKFSSYDEKLRYYILRRKTQKVYPYAKMAAERLVELNDSLSNMKNNRKRKKYTKKVQKFIEEEFSEELKKLTRTEGQILVKLIYRQTGTTAFDLVKDLRNGWRAFWYNTTAKLFSISIKEEFHPDLIEEDYLIEDILQRAFSKGKLERQETVLDYDYDKLYNKWKRTTKIPKD encoded by the coding sequence ATGAAATATAACTTTTTACTTCTTTTTTTACTATTCAGCGGCATATTTATATGTAATGCCCAGGTTGAAGAACAGGAACTTGATTCCATTACGGAAAAGATGATTATTGTTGCTGGTGATTCTTTGGTTCAAAGTTCAATAGCCTTGCAAGAAGCTTATGTATTTGGTAAACTTAAATTCTCATCTTACGACGAAAAATTACGGTATTACATTTTACGTAGAAAAACGCAAAAAGTATATCCGTATGCAAAAATGGCGGCAGAGCGTTTGGTAGAGTTGAACGATAGTTTGTCGAATATGAAGAACAATCGTAAACGTAAAAAGTATACTAAAAAAGTACAGAAATTTATTGAAGAGGAGTTTTCTGAAGAGTTGAAAAAATTAACGCGTACAGAGGGTCAAATTTTAGTTAAACTAATTTATAGGCAAACAGGTACTACGGCTTTTGATTTGGTAAAGGATTTAAGAAACGGATGGCGTGCATTTTGGTACAATACCACGGCAAAGCTTTTTAGTATTAGTATCAAAGAAGAATTTCACCCAGATCTGATTGAGGAAGATTACCTAATTGAAGATATTTTACAACGTGCTTTCTCTAAAGGTAAATTAGAGCGGCAAGAAACTGTTTTAGATTACGACTATGATAAGTTGTATAATAAGTGGAAGAGAACTACCAAAATACCTAAGGATTAA
- a CDS encoding M42 family metallopeptidase, whose protein sequence is MANKKIITKKSEDFFEKYLNNAAPTGYEWEGQKIWMDYLKPYVDTFITDTYGTAVGVINPDAKYKVVIEGHSDEISWYVNYITDNGLIHVIRNGGSDHQIAPSKWVNIHTTKGIVKGIFGWPAIHTRKGDKEETPKIENITVDVGATNKEEVEKLGVHVGCVITYPDEFQILNKDKYVCRAIDNRAGGFMIAEVARLLHENKVELPFGLYITNSVQEEIGLRGAEMITQTIKPNVAIVTDVCHDTTTPMIKKEVQGHTEIGAGPVISYAPAVQNKLRERIIKTAEDNKIPFQRMAASRSTGTDTDAFAYSNGGVASALISLPLRYMHTTVETVHKDDVENVIRLIYETLLTIKDGETFSYFD, encoded by the coding sequence ATGGCAAATAAAAAAATAATTACTAAAAAGTCTGAAGACTTCTTTGAAAAATACCTGAATAATGCTGCCCCAACTGGATATGAGTGGGAAGGGCAAAAAATATGGATGGACTACCTTAAACCTTATGTAGATACATTTATTACCGATACATATGGCACAGCAGTGGGCGTTATAAACCCTGATGCTAAATATAAAGTAGTTATTGAAGGACATTCTGATGAAATTTCTTGGTATGTAAACTATATCACAGATAACGGTTTAATTCATGTCATTAGAAATGGTGGTAGTGATCATCAAATAGCACCGTCTAAATGGGTAAATATCCATACAACTAAAGGAATTGTAAAGGGTATATTTGGCTGGCCTGCTATCCATACCCGTAAAGGAGATAAGGAAGAAACTCCTAAAATCGAAAATATTACGGTTGATGTTGGCGCCACAAATAAAGAAGAAGTAGAAAAGCTTGGGGTTCACGTAGGTTGTGTTATCACTTACCCAGACGAGTTTCAAATTCTTAACAAAGACAAGTATGTATGCAGGGCAATTGACAACAGAGCTGGCGGATTCATGATTGCCGAAGTTGCTCGTTTATTGCATGAGAATAAAGTTGAGTTGCCATTTGGACTTTATATAACAAATTCTGTACAGGAAGAAATAGGTTTACGTGGTGCAGAAATGATTACACAGACTATTAAGCCAAATGTTGCCATTGTAACAGATGTTTGTCATGATACCACCACACCTATGATTAAAAAAGAGGTACAAGGTCATACAGAAATTGGTGCTGGTCCTGTAATTTCTTATGCGCCTGCAGTTCAAAACAAGTTGCGCGAACGTATCATTAAAACAGCTGAAGATAATAAGATACCATTTCAAAGAATGGCCGCTTCTAGATCCACAGGTACAGATACTGATGCTTTTGCCTATAGTAATGGCGGAGTTGCTTCTGCATTGATTTCTTTGCCGCTACGCTACATGCACACAACGGTAGAAACAGTTCATAAAGACGATGTTGAAAATGTAATTCGTTTAATCTACGAAACACTCTTAACAATTAAAGACGGAGAAACTTTTAGCTACTTCGATTAA
- a CDS encoding NUDIX hydrolase, whose protein sequence is MDELIDILDAEGNMTNTTAMKSEAHKKGWFHQTVHIWFYTSDGNILVQQRGKDKDVYPLLWDVSVAGHIGAGEGIITSALREVQEEIGLTILPSDLEKIGIFKSVKKHSEILKDYEFHHTFITKLKLPFSALQKQDSEVEALKLESIKQFSKAMKDTSKYNYVPHDISYYKTILKEISSKNNNV, encoded by the coding sequence ATGGATGAATTAATAGACATTCTTGATGCTGAAGGTAACATGACCAATACCACCGCCATGAAGTCTGAAGCACACAAAAAAGGCTGGTTTCATCAAACCGTTCATATTTGGTTTTATACTTCGGATGGAAATATTCTAGTGCAGCAACGTGGTAAAGACAAAGATGTATATCCGTTACTGTGGGATGTATCCGTTGCTGGACATATTGGGGCTGGAGAGGGCATCATAACATCTGCATTACGTGAAGTACAAGAAGAAATAGGTTTGACAATTTTACCTTCTGATTTAGAAAAAATAGGCATTTTCAAATCCGTAAAAAAGCATTCTGAAATATTAAAGGATTACGAATTTCATCATACATTTATAACTAAGCTAAAATTACCTTTTAGTGCACTTCAAAAACAGGACAGTGAAGTTGAGGCATTAAAACTAGAGTCGATAAAACAATTTAGCAAAGCAATGAAGGACACTTCAAAATACAATTATGTTCCTCATGATATTTCTTATTATAAGACTATACTTAAAGAAATATCCAGTAAAAACAACAACGTGTAG
- a CDS encoding RbsD/FucU domain-containing protein, which produces MLKTPVIHPTIMEALGRSGHFAQVVIADGNLPVGAMTGPNSTTVHLNFRPGLLDALTVLEGILEVCPVQGAIVMEKPAEANAEIHDAYKNLLGDVTWDKMERWAFYDKIRDENTTLIIQTGEQRRFANLILTVGVVKMAEESGF; this is translated from the coding sequence ATGCTTAAGACTCCGGTTATTCATCCTACAATTATGGAAGCGCTTGGGCGCTCAGGTCATTTTGCACAAGTGGTTATTGCAGATGGTAATTTACCTGTTGGTGCAATGACAGGTCCTAATTCAACAACGGTTCATTTAAACTTTCGCCCTGGATTGTTAGATGCACTCACTGTGTTAGAAGGTATATTAGAAGTTTGTCCTGTACAAGGTGCTATAGTAATGGAAAAGCCTGCGGAAGCCAATGCAGAAATTCATGATGCCTATAAAAATTTGTTGGGAGATGTGACTTGGGATAAAATGGAACGTTGGGCTTTTTATGATAAAATTAGAGATGAAAATACCACGCTGATTATTCAAACAGGTGAACAACGACGTTTCGCTAATTTAATTTTAACTGTTGGCGTTGTAAAAATGGCTGAAGAATCGGGTTTTTAA
- a CDS encoding SDR family NAD(P)-dependent oxidoreductase yields MTNSNKLSGKNILITAGAQGIGEAITKHFIDSGANVAIHYFSSSDTANELVKYATDKDLKAIAISGDLTKEEDANALVEKTVEALGGLNILVNNAGSLVARKLLSEMEAEFWHKVMDINLTSMMFVTRAAAPYLAKNENSSIVNLASLAGRKGGHPGSLVYSTSKGAILTYTRALASELGPQGTRVNAVAPGLILGTSFHNTHTTKESAAETTKGIPIQRAGNADDVARAVLYLASEYDGFITGATLDINGGVYNM; encoded by the coding sequence ATGACGAACAGTAACAAATTATCTGGAAAAAATATACTCATAACAGCCGGTGCTCAAGGAATTGGAGAGGCAATTACCAAGCATTTTATTGATAGCGGTGCCAATGTTGCTATTCATTATTTTTCTAGTTCAGATACTGCAAATGAATTGGTAAAGTACGCGACCGATAAGGATTTAAAAGCAATTGCAATATCTGGGGATTTAACCAAAGAAGAAGATGCAAATGCATTAGTTGAAAAAACGGTTGAAGCTTTAGGCGGTCTAAATATTCTTGTAAATAATGCCGGGTCTTTAGTGGCTAGAAAGTTACTAAGCGAAATGGAAGCAGAATTTTGGCACAAGGTGATGGATATTAATTTGACTTCAATGATGTTCGTTACACGAGCAGCAGCACCATATTTGGCAAAGAATGAAAATAGTAGCATTGTTAATTTGGCATCTTTAGCTGGGCGTAAAGGCGGTCACCCTGGATCATTGGTGTACTCTACAAGTAAAGGAGCTATTTTAACCTATACAAGGGCACTTGCATCAGAATTGGGGCCTCAGGGAACAAGAGTTAATGCGGTTGCACCAGGACTAATCTTAGGCACCTCATTTCACAATACACATACCACTAAAGAATCTGCAGCAGAAACTACAAAAGGTATTCCTATTCAAAGAGCCGGTAATGCAGATGATGTTGCCAGAGCTGTGTTGTATTTAGCCTCTGAATATGATGGCTTTATTACTGGAGCTACGCTTGATATAAATGGCGGAGTTTACAACATGTAA
- the hisS gene encoding histidine--tRNA ligase codes for MAQKPSIPKGTRDFNPSEIAKRNYIFDIIKRNFQTYGFQPIETPSFENSDTLLGKYGEEGDRLIFKILNSGDFLRKVDDATYADKNSNSIAPKITEKALRYDLTVPFARYVVMHQNELDFPFKRYQIQPVWRADRPQKGRFREFFQCDADVVGSDSLLQEVELIQLYDAVFSDLKLEGATIKMNNRKILAGIAEVIGAKDLLIDFTVALDKLDKIGEDGVKKEMLAKGISEEAIEKASPLFLPQGSNDEQLERLDALLKDSEEGKKGLEELRFILETIAVLGLQSANLSIDVTLARGLNYYTGAIFEVAAPEGVKMGSIGGGGRYDDLTGIFGLKNVSGVGISFGLDRIYLVLEDLGLFPEAIDQSLQVLCVNFGDKEAMAALKLVSQLRKQGVKADIYPSSAKMQKQMKYANNRNVPYVVLIGEQELDENSFVVKNMKEGTQEKYSLNKVADFVNYLS; via the coding sequence ATGGCACAGAAACCATCCATACCAAAAGGAACCCGCGATTTTAATCCATCAGAAATTGCAAAGCGTAATTATATATTTGACATCATTAAAAGAAACTTTCAAACGTATGGCTTTCAGCCTATTGAAACCCCTTCTTTTGAGAATTCAGATACGTTATTGGGTAAATATGGAGAAGAAGGTGATCGATTGATTTTTAAGATTTTGAATTCCGGAGATTTTCTTAGAAAGGTAGATGATGCTACTTATGCGGACAAAAATTCAAACAGTATTGCTCCAAAAATTACAGAAAAAGCCTTGCGGTATGATTTAACCGTTCCCTTTGCACGGTACGTAGTAATGCACCAAAACGAGTTGGATTTCCCTTTTAAGCGTTATCAAATTCAACCCGTTTGGAGAGCGGATAGACCTCAAAAAGGTCGGTTTAGAGAATTTTTTCAATGCGATGCTGATGTAGTGGGGTCAGATTCCTTATTACAAGAGGTGGAATTGATTCAGTTATATGATGCCGTATTTTCCGATTTAAAATTGGAAGGGGCAACCATAAAAATGAACAATAGAAAAATATTAGCAGGTATAGCAGAAGTTATAGGAGCTAAAGATTTACTTATAGATTTTACCGTTGCTTTAGATAAGTTAGATAAAATAGGGGAGGACGGAGTTAAAAAAGAAATGCTTGCTAAGGGGATTTCTGAGGAAGCAATTGAAAAGGCATCTCCATTATTTTTACCTCAAGGAAGTAACGATGAGCAATTAGAGCGTTTAGATGCCTTATTGAAAGATTCTGAAGAAGGTAAAAAAGGCTTGGAAGAACTTCGTTTTATTTTAGAAACCATAGCTGTTTTAGGCTTGCAATCCGCTAATTTATCTATAGATGTTACTCTTGCACGCGGGCTTAATTATTACACAGGAGCTATTTTTGAGGTTGCAGCGCCAGAAGGTGTGAAAATGGGGTCTATAGGTGGTGGCGGTCGCTATGATGACCTTACCGGTATTTTTGGTTTGAAGAACGTAAGTGGAGTAGGAATATCGTTTGGTCTAGATCGTATTTATTTGGTTTTAGAAGATTTAGGGCTCTTCCCAGAGGCAATTGACCAATCTCTACAAGTATTGTGTGTCAATTTTGGAGATAAAGAAGCTATGGCAGCCTTAAAACTGGTAAGTCAATTACGTAAGCAAGGTGTTAAAGCCGATATTTATCCTTCTAGTGCCAAGATGCAAAAACAAATGAAATATGCCAATAATCGTAATGTACCTTATGTAGTTTTGATTGGGGAACAAGAGTTGGATGAGAATTCATTCGTTGTAAAAAACATGAAAGAAGGTACACAAGAAAAGTATAGTTTAAACAAAGTTGCAGACTTTGTAAATTACTTGAGCTAA
- a CDS encoding DUF6495 family protein → MKYTRLTKEQLEELHPEFINFLATQSITGDEWDTIKKDKPEVAEEELDVFSDLVWEGVLTKVSYLENISDKQMHLFHLTEKEMKLISVKVMNPEIDLTTPIGFDWFKRNWQSDFVEYLTAAKAYTDDKNVDKFLLLQQGAVITKGELYKWFEKIIVTK, encoded by the coding sequence ATGAAATATACGAGGCTAACAAAAGAACAATTAGAAGAGTTGCATCCAGAATTTATTAATTTTCTGGCAACACAATCTATAACTGGCGATGAGTGGGATACTATAAAAAAGGATAAACCAGAAGTAGCGGAGGAAGAGTTAGATGTTTTTAGCGATTTGGTATGGGAAGGAGTGCTGACTAAAGTTTCTTATTTAGAGAATATTTCAGACAAGCAAATGCACCTATTTCATTTAACCGAAAAAGAAATGAAATTGATATCGGTAAAAGTGATGAATCCTGAAATTGACTTAACTACGCCAATAGGTTTTGACTGGTTCAAGAGAAATTGGCAATCAGATTTCGTAGAATATTTGACCGCTGCAAAAGCTTATACTGATGATAAAAATGTAGACAAGTTTTTGTTACTTCAGCAAGGAGCGGTTATAACAAAAGGAGAATTGTATAAATGGTTCGAAAAAATAATCGTTACCAAATAA
- a CDS encoding TonB-dependent receptor has translation MKNNLFFQLLLLLFVSATYGQVTTSNIRGLVMDDQDQSLFGANIVAIHTPTGTKYGSITNEDGRFNLLNLRVGGPYTVEISYVGFKPYLLTDVNLSLGQTFNVDVKLASESQALDEVTVVSDRSGTFSSDRTGAETSVGRRELTRLPTISRSAQDFTRLEPTASGNSFGGRNDQFNNFSLDGAIFNNPFGLDAATPGGQTNSQPISLDAIEQIQVSTAPYDVTQSGFTGASVNAVTKSGSNEFHGTVYGFFRNEDMTGGKIKGDDIVKPKLDQSQYGVSIGGPIVKNKLFFFANFERDERTDLGTNGWVPNTGSGAINESRVLESDLIAVRDQLLAVGYDPGAYTGYTHDAESTKGLLKLDWNINDNNRLAVIYNFLKSSQEKPAHPTAIQFRGPNANTLQFQNSGYEINNDLKSIQVELNSTLSETASNKLQVGYTHFDDYRNPFSTPAPSINIAKDGSNYIIAGHEPFSAHNRLDQKVFQITNNLNFYKGDHTYTVGFSLEKFMFDNSFNLTAYGFSKFGSVDIADFDATTYDFAGPQATFNANNAVPDGEGWALAETNVGQLAFYVQDEWNVNEKFKLTYGVRFDKPLFFDSAEKAQDVIDRGFVIADQPYQNPNTGETVFIDNTQMPSNDWLISPRVGFNYDVYDDKSFQLRGGSGLFTGRFPFVWLGNQISSPDVFFLQAVDPDYKFPQVWRTNLGADKRLDNGMVLTADVSYTKDINGPHVQNWALTSPSSNLAGVDNRAIYTSNDLLNSEGFGAGPFVFTNSNKGRIWNASLKAQKNFSNGLYTMLAYSYLDAKDVNSIEAEITSDAFAGNPIINDANADVLAPSKYGDKHRFIGVASKNWQYGKWATTLSTFFEYAQGGRFNYTYGGDINGDGSGINDLIYVPTSAEIGQMQFSGAGQGTAFDAYIAQDDYLSGRRGQYAERYGALAPWRGRWDVKFLQDYKITVSEGKTNTIQFSVDVLNIGNLISSDWGLVQQPNAVQPIGVSVDSDTNVPTYTFSSDLTETFGYDASLLSRWQAQVGLRYIF, from the coding sequence ATGAAAAACAACTTGTTTTTTCAATTGCTGTTGCTGCTTTTTGTAAGTGCAACCTATGGTCAAGTTACTACCTCTAATATTAGAGGTTTGGTAATGGATGATCAAGATCAATCACTATTTGGCGCTAATATTGTCGCTATTCACACCCCAACAGGAACAAAATATGGATCAATTACCAATGAAGATGGTAGATTCAACCTTTTAAACCTTCGTGTTGGTGGTCCTTACACGGTTGAAATTTCTTATGTAGGCTTTAAGCCTTATTTGCTTACGGATGTAAATTTATCTTTAGGTCAAACGTTCAATGTTGATGTTAAGTTGGCGAGTGAAAGTCAGGCATTAGACGAGGTTACGGTTGTTTCTGATCGTTCAGGTACTTTTAGTAGCGATAGAACAGGTGCAGAAACTAGTGTAGGTAGAAGAGAATTAACAAGATTACCGACTATTTCACGTTCAGCACAAGATTTTACACGTTTAGAGCCTACCGCTAGTGGTAATTCTTTTGGAGGTAGAAATGACCAGTTCAACAACTTTTCATTGGATGGAGCAATTTTCAACAACCCATTTGGTTTAGATGCTGCTACACCAGGAGGTCAGACAAATTCGCAACCAATATCATTAGATGCCATTGAGCAAATTCAGGTTTCTACGGCACCCTATGATGTTACTCAATCAGGATTTACAGGAGCTTCTGTAAATGCTGTTACTAAAAGTGGTTCTAATGAATTTCACGGTACGGTGTATGGTTTTTTCAGAAATGAAGATATGACCGGTGGTAAAATTAAAGGTGATGACATCGTTAAGCCTAAATTGGATCAAAGTCAGTACGGAGTTAGTATCGGCGGACCAATTGTAAAAAACAAATTATTTTTCTTTGCCAACTTTGAAAGAGATGAACGTACAGATTTAGGTACAAATGGCTGGGTGCCAAACACCGGTTCTGGAGCAATTAATGAATCTAGGGTTTTAGAAAGCGATTTAATCGCGGTTAGAGATCAGCTTTTAGCGGTTGGTTATGATCCTGGTGCTTATACAGGATATACGCATGATGCAGAATCTACCAAAGGTCTTTTAAAGTTAGATTGGAATATTAATGATAACAATCGTTTGGCTGTTATTTATAACTTTTTGAAATCTTCACAAGAGAAACCTGCACACCCAACGGCAATACAATTTAGAGGTCCTAATGCAAACACATTACAGTTTCAGAATTCAGGATATGAAATAAATAATGACCTAAAGTCTATTCAAGTTGAATTGAACTCGACCTTATCGGAAACGGCTTCAAACAAGTTACAAGTAGGATATACCCACTTTGACGATTATAGAAACCCGTTTTCTACACCCGCACCTTCAATTAATATAGCTAAAGACGGGTCTAATTATATAATTGCTGGGCATGAGCCTTTTTCTGCGCATAATAGATTGGATCAAAAGGTATTTCAGATAACGAACAATCTTAATTTCTATAAAGGTGATCATACATATACCGTAGGTTTCTCATTAGAGAAGTTTATGTTCGATAATTCTTTTAATCTAACAGCTTACGGATTTTCAAAATTTGGAAGCGTAGATATTGCGGATTTTGATGCAACTACCTATGATTTTGCTGGTCCACAAGCAACATTTAATGCAAATAATGCAGTTCCAGATGGTGAAGGTTGGGCATTGGCAGAAACTAATGTGGGTCAATTAGCTTTTTATGTTCAAGATGAATGGAATGTAAATGAGAAATTCAAATTAACATATGGTGTTCGTTTTGATAAGCCTTTGTTCTTTGACTCTGCAGAAAAAGCACAAGATGTTATTGATAGAGGTTTTGTTATAGCTGATCAGCCATACCAAAATCCTAATACAGGGGAAACTGTATTTATAGATAACACGCAAATGCCTTCTAACGATTGGTTGATATCTCCAAGAGTTGGTTTTAACTATGATGTTTATGATGATAAATCATTTCAATTGCGTGGTGGTTCTGGTCTGTTTACCGGTCGTTTCCCATTCGTATGGTTAGGAAATCAGATTTCTTCTCCAGACGTATTTTTCTTGCAGGCTGTTGATCCAGATTATAAGTTTCCACAAGTATGGAGAACAAACTTAGGCGCAGATAAGCGTTTAGATAATGGTATGGTGCTTACGGCAGATGTATCGTATACTAAAGATATTAATGGTCCTCATGTGCAGAATTGGGCATTAACGTCGCCTTCTTCTAACTTGGCAGGAGTAGATAATAGAGCAATTTATACCTCGAACGATTTATTGAATTCTGAAGGATTTGGAGCTGGACCTTTTGTATTTACAAACTCTAATAAAGGTAGAATTTGGAATGCATCTTTAAAAGCTCAGAAAAACTTCAGCAATGGTTTGTATACTATGTTGGCGTATAGTTATTTAGATGCTAAAGATGTGAATTCAATTGAAGCAGAGATAACATCAGATGCTTTTGCAGGTAACCCAATTATCAATGATGCCAATGCAGATGTACTAGCGCCATCAAAATATGGAGATAAGCATAGATTCATTGGTGTAGCTAGTAAAAACTGGCAATACGGTAAATGGGCTACTACACTTTCTACGTTCTTTGAATATGCTCAAGGTGGTAGATTCAACTATACTTATGGTGGAGATATTAATGGTGACGGTTCTGGTATCAATGACCTAATTTATGTGCCTACATCTGCAGAAATAGGACAAATGCAATTTTCAGGTGCTGGTCAAGGAACAGCTTTTGATGCGTACATTGCTCAAGACGATTACTTAAGTGGTCGCAGAGGTCAATATGCAGAGCGTTACGGAGCTTTAGCGCCATGGAGAGGGCGTTGGGACGTTAAGTTCTTACAAGATTATAAAATCACTGTATCTGAAGGTAAAACCAATACCATTCAATTTAGTGTAGATGTGTTGAACATAGGTAACTTGATCAGTTCTGATTGGGGCTTGGTACAACAACCTAACGCAGTACAACCTATTGGTGTATCTGTAGATTCGGATACAAACGTACCTACGTATACGTTTAGTTCTGATTTAACAGAAACTTTTGGGTACGATGCTAGTTTATTATCTAGATGGCAAGCACAAGTAGGATTGAGATATATCTTCTAA
- the rplI gene encoding 50S ribosomal protein L9 produces the protein MELILKEDVQNLGFKDDVVNVKNGYGRNFLIPQGLATMATVSAKKVLAENLKQRAHKDKKVVDAAKKVEEALKALELKITAKTGAADKLFGSVTNGDLADAIEKEGHSIDKKFISIQGGAVKRTGPYNAQIRLHREVIVDFGFEVVAEQK, from the coding sequence ATGGAGCTTATATTAAAAGAAGACGTACAAAATTTAGGTTTTAAAGACGACGTAGTAAATGTTAAGAACGGTTACGGAAGAAATTTCCTTATACCACAAGGCTTAGCTACTATGGCTACTGTTTCTGCTAAAAAAGTTTTAGCTGAGAACTTAAAGCAAAGAGCACATAAAGATAAAAAAGTTGTTGATGCTGCTAAGAAAGTAGAAGAAGCATTAAAAGCTTTAGAATTAAAAATCACTGCAAAGACTGGTGCAGCCGATAAATTATTCGGTTCTGTTACTAATGGTGATTTGGCTGATGCAATTGAAAAAGAAGGTCATTCAATTGACAAAAAATTCATTAGTATTCAAGGTGGTGCAGTTAAAAGAACTGGACCTTACAATGCACAAATTAGATTACACCGTGAGGTGATTGTTGATTTTGGTTTCGAAGTAGTTGCGGAACAGAAATAA
- the rpsR gene encoding 30S ribosomal protein S18 translates to MATLQQQAKGKKDGEIRYLTPLNIETNTKKKYCRFKKSGIKYVDYKDADFLLKLVNEQGKLLPRRLTGTSLKYQRKVAQAVKRARHLALMPYVADLLK, encoded by the coding sequence ATGGCAACATTACAACAACAGGCAAAAGGAAAAAAAGATGGAGAGATCAGATATCTTACTCCATTAAACATTGAAACCAACACTAAGAAGAAGTATTGTCGTTTTAAAAAATCTGGTATTAAGTACGTAGATTATAAAGATGCTGATTTTTTATTGAAGTTGGTAAACGAGCAAGGTAAATTGTTACCTAGAAGACTTACAGGAACTTCATTGAAGTATCAAAGAAAAGTGGCACAAGCCGTAAAGAGAGCTCGTCATTTGGCGTTAATGCCATATGTTGCTGATTTATTAAAATAA